One segment of Saprospiraceae bacterium DNA contains the following:
- a CDS encoding TIGR04283 family arsenosugar biosynthesis glycosyltransferase produces MYISIIIPVLNEAGRIGPLVRYLLEQGAALVREVIVVDAGSSDNTFQIAMEAGAALLHCPTSNRAAQMNTGASAASGDVLYFIHADTLPPPSFADDIAESIRQGYVMGCYRYKFDSPHFLLKINAYFNRFQWLWCQGGDKTFFIRKEVFRQLGGYDERHVIMEEYDFLRRAMPLYRLHIIPKYAIVSARKYEHNGWARVQLANIVTFNLWRLGVAPPYLKRLYKSMLKS; encoded by the coding sequence GTGTACATCTCTATCATTATTCCAGTGCTAAACGAGGCCGGACGCATCGGCCCTCTTGTGCGATACTTGTTGGAGCAAGGCGCTGCGCTGGTTCGCGAAGTGATTGTGGTGGATGCGGGGAGCTCCGACAATACTTTCCAAATCGCTATGGAGGCCGGTGCCGCGCTGCTCCATTGCCCAACAAGCAACAGGGCAGCCCAAATGAACACCGGGGCCAGCGCCGCCTCAGGCGATGTGTTGTACTTCATTCACGCCGACACGTTGCCGCCCCCGTCGTTTGCCGACGACATCGCCGAATCCATTCGGCAGGGCTACGTCATGGGCTGCTACCGATACAAATTTGACTCGCCGCATTTTTTGTTAAAAATCAACGCATACTTCAATCGCTTCCAATGGCTGTGGTGCCAAGGAGGCGACAAGACGTTTTTTATCAGGAAAGAGGTGTTCCGTCAATTGGGCGGTTACGACGAGCGACACGTCATCATGGAAGAATATGATTTTTTGCGCCGGGCGATGCCTTTGTACCGATTGCACATCATTCCGAAATATGCCATCGTGTCCGCTAGAAAATACGAACACAACGGCTGGGCGCGCGTACAGTTGGCCAACATCGTCACCTTCAACCTGTGGCGGCTTGGGGTGGCCCCACCATACCTGAAACGCCTTTACAAGTCTATGTTGAAATCCTGA
- a CDS encoding DUF547 domain-containing protein, translating to MKKTLPVFLALLPALLLWFTCSNCRAIRRDTDSKPVSHDRWNTLLDKHVSAEGWVDYKGFVRDSNELNRYLKTLESAHPNDKNWSKNEQMAYWLNAYNAYTIQLIVRHYPVASIKDIKKGIAFVNSVWDIKFIQIQGFTYDLNNIEHNILRPVFKDARIHAAINCASYSCPKLLNEAYTADNLDRQLDAAMRTFINDPLCNRITAEQAEISEIFKWFKGDFERDGTLRDFLNKYADTKITTATRITHIDYDWALNEAK from the coding sequence ATGAAAAAAACACTCCCGGTTTTCCTCGCCCTGCTTCCTGCCCTGCTGCTTTGGTTCACTTGCTCCAACTGCCGCGCCATCAGACGCGACACCGATTCTAAGCCCGTCAGCCATGACAGATGGAACACATTGCTCGACAAACACGTCAGCGCAGAAGGTTGGGTTGACTACAAAGGCTTTGTTCGTGATAGCAACGAACTCAATCGCTACCTGAAGACACTGGAAAGCGCCCACCCCAACGACAAAAATTGGTCGAAAAACGAGCAGATGGCTTATTGGCTCAATGCTTACAACGCCTACACCATCCAGCTCATCGTGCGTCACTACCCCGTTGCCAGCATCAAGGACATCAAAAAAGGGATCGCGTTCGTCAATTCGGTCTGGGATATCAAATTCATTCAAATTCAGGGCTTTACCTACGATTTGAACAATATCGAGCACAACATCCTGCGACCCGTGTTCAAAGATGCTCGCATTCACGCTGCCATCAACTGCGCCTCCTATTCTTGCCCCAAGCTCTTGAACGAAGCCTACACCGCCGACAACCTCGACCGCCAACTCGATGCCGCCATGCGCACCTTCATCAACGACCCGCTGTGCAACCGAATCACGGCGGAGCAGGCCGAAATCTCGGAGATTTTCAAGTGGTTCAAAGGCGATTTTGAGCGCGACGGCACGCTCCGCGATTTTCTGAACAAATACGCCGACACAAAAATCACGACCGCAACACGTATCACCCACATTGACTATGATTGGGCTTTGAACGAGGCTAAGTGA